In the bacterium SCSIO 12741 genome, GTTTCTTTTCTTTCCTACCAAAGTCGGATCATTTCTAATGTTACTGTGGGCTCTGAGCTACTTTCGATGGGCCGCCTTTCATTGACCGAAGACAGTAAGAATTTGTCAGAGGTTGTGATTACTGCGGAAAAAGCAGCCATGGAAATCAAACTGGACAAGCGGGTATTTAATGTCAACAAAGACATGGCCAATGCTGGAAGAAACGTAGCCGAAATTTTGGATAACCTTCCCTCAGTGCAAGTAGATGTTGAAGGAAACGTAAGCCTTCGCGGAAGTGGAAATGTCCGTATTTTGATTGATGGCAAGCCTTCCTCTTTAACGGGAATGGGAAATGCCGAAGCTCTTCGTTTGCTGCAAGGTGATATGGTAGAGTCCGTGGAGGTGATCACCAATCCATCGTCTCGATATGATGCGGAAGGAGAAGTAGGAATCATCAATATTGTTCTGAAGAAAGAGAAGAAGTCCGGAATCAACGGAAACTTTGAAGCTCGGGTAGGAATACCAGAAACCGTAGGAGGTTCCTTCCTGATCAACTACCGCAAGAAAAAGGTCAATCTATTTGCTGGTTATGGACTCAATTATCGAATCACACCTGGAATTGGGAATACCGAGCAGACTAACTTTTTGACCGATACCACCTATTACTACGAAACAGAAAGCGAACGTAAACGGGGAGGGCTATCTCACAATTTTCGTTTGGGAACCGATATACAGCTCAACGATTACAACAGTTTGAGTTTAGCTGGAATGACCAGTTTTGGCACAGGTGATAACCCCACCGATTTGATCTACCGGGATTACGATGAAAATCGCGTATTAACCCGAACGACCAACCGGAATGAAATGGAGCGGCAGGAAAGGGAAAACCTGGAATTGTCCATGGGGTACCGCAAAACCTTTAAGAAGAAAGGTCGGGAGTGGACGGTTGATGCCCAATATTCTCAAGCCGAAGATTTTGAGGATGCCACCATTATTCAAACCGATGATGACTCTGAAACGGAAGACATTCGTCAGCAGGTTCCGACTTTAGAAAAAAGACAGAATATTTTAATGCAAACCGACTACATTCATCCTTTTGGAAAAGAGGGCAAGGCAGAAACGGGTTTGCGAGCCAATTTGAGAACCGTAGACAATGATTTTAAGGTTCAGGAAGAAGCTGAAACGGGAGAATGGGTGACTTTGCCCAATTTCGAGAATCATGTGGTGTACAGTGAAAACATCTATGCTGCTTATTTGATGGCCGGAAACAAAACGAAAAAGTTTTCCTACCAGGCAGGCGTAAGGGGAGAGCTCTCTGATGTGTTAACCGAATCCAAACTTACCGGCGAAAAGAATCACCGAACCTATTTCAACCTTTTTCCAAGTGTGCAGCTTTCCTACGAGTTTCGCAAAGAAGAATTTATTCAATTGAGCTATAGCAAGCGGATCAATCGGCCCCGCTTTTGGTGGGTGTTGCCCTTCTATAACTACAGCGACTCACGGAATATTAATCGAGGTAACCCCAATATCAATCCGGAGTTTACCCATTCGTCGGAAGTGGGTTACATGAAGAAAAAGAAGAAGGTTACGTTTTTGACCAGCCTTTATTACCGGTATACCGAAGACGCTGTGGAGCGAATTGAAGTGAGCGATACCAATGGAGTTGTTTACAGGTTTCCCATCAACTTAGGCCAGCGCCATGCTGTGGGGTTGGAAGTTTCGACCAATTATGATCCCTATAAATGGTGGAGTTTAAACCTGAACCTCAATGGCTTCCGTCGATCTACCCTGGGCGAATATGAAGGTACCAGTTACAACGCAGATACCTGGGGATGGACAGGTCGATTGATGTCTCGCTGGAAAGTAAAACGCAAGTTCTCCTTACAGACCACCTTCAATTATCGCTCGCCAGTAAAAACGACTCAGGGAAGAAACCGCTACATGTTTAGTTGGGATTTAGGAGCGGCTTGGGAAATTCTCAAAGGAAATGGAACCTTGAGCTTGAGCGGTCGTGACCTACTGAATTCACGAATCAGAAGAAGCGAAACTACAGGGCCGAATTTTGAAAACTACACCGAATTTCAGTGGAGATCTCGGAGCGTTATTCTTTCCTTTAATTACCGCTTAAATCAGAAAGCAAGAAGAGGCCGG is a window encoding:
- a CDS encoding TonB-dependent receptor, with product MKGKLIALWLITLGFTLPGLAQNKEQTPKVGVSGIVVDPGDVPIPYASVALFSAVDSTLVTGAATDVNGKFILGSKPGKYYLKVSFLSYQSRIISNVTVGSELLSMGRLSLTEDSKNLSEVVITAEKAAMEIKLDKRVFNVNKDMANAGRNVAEILDNLPSVQVDVEGNVSLRGSGNVRILIDGKPSSLTGMGNAEALRLLQGDMVESVEVITNPSSRYDAEGEVGIINIVLKKEKKSGINGNFEARVGIPETVGGSFLINYRKKKVNLFAGYGLNYRITPGIGNTEQTNFLTDTTYYYETESERKRGGLSHNFRLGTDIQLNDYNSLSLAGMTSFGTGDNPTDLIYRDYDENRVLTRTTNRNEMERQERENLELSMGYRKTFKKKGREWTVDAQYSQAEDFEDATIIQTDDDSETEDIRQQVPTLEKRQNILMQTDYIHPFGKEGKAETGLRANLRTVDNDFKVQEEAETGEWVTLPNFENHVVYSENIYAAYLMAGNKTKKFSYQAGVRGELSDVLTESKLTGEKNHRTYFNLFPSVQLSYEFRKEEFIQLSYSKRINRPRFWWVLPFYNYSDSRNINRGNPNINPEFTHSSEVGYMKKKKKVTFLTSLYYRYTEDAVERIEVSDTNGVVYRFPINLGQRHAVGLEVSTNYDPYKWWSLNLNLNGFRRSTLGEYEGTSYNADTWGWTGRLMSRWKVKRKFSLQTTFNYRSPVKTTQGRNRYMFSWDLGAAWEILKGNGTLSLSGRDLLNSRIRRSETTGPNFENYTEFQWRSRSVILSFNYRLNQKARRGRGGGNFPSGDVMGR